From a region of the uncultured Desulfatiglans sp. genome:
- a CDS encoding putative phenylphosphate synthase beta subunit PpsB (Evidence 3 : Putative function from multiple computational evidences) yields the protein MAQKWIYRLDELRSEHNDLVGKKCANLGEMVHMGMRVPPGFAISVDGYERFMSETGAGEEIRKYVEEAGEGLRKVEKQVEAGRVIRNIIESKDMPEAMKAELHGFYDELCETVGKPDVAVATRSSGAVSMPGQMETYLNVKGKREVVRKVIRVWSSAFTTRAIAFRLEKKMDMAKAPIGVAVLKMVNARCAGVTLTVQPTTGDLSKVVVEGNWGLGESVVSGEITPDSFLIDKETKEVVSQTISEKQRMVVFRKDGIAMVSVPKEIQGKPCLEEKELQEIVRIALKVESYFDMPQDMEWVIDDDMSFPENLFWVQTRPAKFSKKKEDDSEYLAELMTRIFKM from the coding sequence ATGGCGCAAAAATGGATTTACAGGCTCGATGAACTCCGCAGTGAGCACAATGATCTGGTTGGAAAGAAATGTGCCAATCTGGGGGAGATGGTGCACATGGGCATGCGCGTTCCACCTGGATTCGCCATCTCCGTAGACGGCTACGAACGGTTCATGAGCGAGACCGGCGCCGGCGAGGAGATTCGGAAGTATGTGGAAGAGGCGGGAGAAGGCCTGCGCAAGGTGGAGAAGCAGGTCGAGGCCGGCCGCGTGATCCGCAACATCATTGAATCGAAGGATATGCCCGAGGCGATGAAAGCGGAGCTTCACGGCTTTTACGACGAGCTGTGCGAAACGGTCGGCAAGCCCGATGTGGCGGTCGCCACGCGGTCGAGCGGCGCCGTGAGCATGCCCGGGCAGATGGAAACCTATCTGAACGTGAAAGGGAAGCGGGAAGTGGTCCGGAAGGTGATCCGGGTGTGGAGCAGCGCCTTTACGACGCGGGCCATCGCCTTCCGGCTCGAAAAGAAGATGGACATGGCCAAGGCCCCCATCGGGGTTGCGGTCCTCAAGATGGTCAACGCCCGGTGCGCCGGGGTCACGCTGACGGTTCAGCCTACGACGGGGGATTTGAGCAAGGTGGTCGTCGAGGGTAACTGGGGGCTTGGCGAGAGTGTCGTATCGGGCGAGATCACCCCGGACAGCTTCCTGATCGACAAGGAGACCAAAGAGGTCGTTTCGCAAACGATCAGCGAGAAGCAGCGCATGGTCGTGTTTCGCAAGGACGGGATTGCGATGGTCAGCGTTCCGAAGGAGATACAGGGAAAGCCCTGTCTCGAGGAAAAGGAACTGCAGGAGATCGTGCGGATCGCCCTCAAGGTGGAGTCGTACTTCGACATGCCCCAGGACATGGAGTGGGTCATAGACGATGATATGTCTTTCCCCGAAAACCTGTTCTGGGTTCAAACCCGACCGGCCAAGTTCTCGAAGAAGAAGGAGGATGATTCCGAGTACCTGGCCGAGCTGATGACGCGGATCTTCAAGATGTGA
- a CDS encoding Fe-S oxidoreductase: protein MEIVEPLEEAIDMIQEAGGEAFKLCFQCGLCSASCPWNLVRTFMPHRMICESRFGLVDLEDEAWWRCTTCNLCVSRCPRGVAITDVLGAVRKILLDFEYRMAPASLRSAMGGLGGEGNPWGGKREDRSKWAEGTGVERFKPEHEAVYAPCCAPAYDTRLWGVARATSRLLQQAGVSFGILGNRESCCGESVRKAGNHELFETLAEKNIALFQESGVKTIIATSPHCLTTFKQDYPKLGGEVQVLHVTEVLARLISEGRIRFGGELHKKAVYHDPCYLGRHNGIYDAPRAVLAGIPGLEWTDELNSRENSLCCGGGGGRIWMETPKGERFSDILVAQAIEQGADVLVTACPYCILNFKDSVVTAGLEDRLEVMDISEIVAMAL, encoded by the coding sequence ATGGAGATCGTCGAACCTCTGGAAGAAGCCATCGATATGATCCAGGAGGCCGGGGGCGAGGCCTTCAAACTCTGCTTTCAGTGCGGTTTGTGTTCGGCGAGCTGCCCCTGGAACCTGGTCCGGACCTTCATGCCGCACCGGATGATCTGCGAATCGCGCTTTGGCCTGGTCGACCTCGAGGATGAGGCGTGGTGGCGGTGCACGACCTGCAACCTGTGCGTGAGCCGCTGCCCGCGGGGTGTGGCGATCACCGACGTCCTCGGCGCGGTGCGGAAAATCCTGCTCGATTTCGAATACCGCATGGCGCCGGCAAGTCTGCGCAGCGCCATGGGGGGCCTGGGCGGCGAAGGGAATCCCTGGGGAGGGAAGCGCGAAGACCGGTCCAAGTGGGCGGAGGGCACCGGGGTCGAGAGGTTCAAGCCCGAGCATGAGGCCGTTTATGCGCCCTGCTGCGCGCCGGCATACGACACCCGCCTGTGGGGAGTGGCCAGGGCGACGAGCCGACTCCTGCAGCAGGCCGGAGTGTCGTTCGGCATCCTCGGGAACCGGGAGAGCTGCTGCGGCGAGAGCGTGCGCAAGGCTGGGAACCATGAGCTTTTCGAGACCCTCGCGGAGAAGAACATCGCGCTTTTCCAGGAGTCGGGCGTCAAGACCATCATCGCGACGTCGCCCCATTGCTTGACGACCTTCAAACAGGACTACCCGAAGCTCGGCGGCGAGGTGCAGGTCCTGCACGTGACCGAGGTTCTCGCACGGCTGATCTCGGAGGGCCGGATCCGCTTCGGAGGCGAACTGCATAAAAAGGCCGTTTACCATGATCCCTGCTACCTCGGGAGGCACAACGGGATCTACGACGCTCCGCGGGCGGTCCTGGCGGGCATCCCGGGGCTCGAGTGGACCGACGAGCTGAACAGCCGTGAAAACAGCCTCTGCTGCGGAGGCGGCGGCGGACGAATCTGGATGGAGACCCCGAAAGGGGAGCGTTTTTCCGATATCCTTGTGGCTCAGGCGATCGAACAGGGGGCGGATGTCCTCGTGACGGCCTGCCCGTATTGCATCCTCAATTTCAAGGACAGCGTCGTGACGGCCGGGTTGGAAGACCGGCTCGAAGTCATGGATATCTCGGAGATCGTCGCCATGGCCCTGTAG
- the bamE gene encoding BamE2: predicted heterodisulfide reductase, iron-sulfur subunit A encodes MSGHDLGPITPESGREKIGAVMVVGAGVSGIQAALDSANAGFRVYLVEKGPSIGGRMSQLDKTFPTNDCSMCILSPKFLECASNPNITILTETEVEAVVGEAGNFSVHLLAAPRFVDLEKCTGCGVCAEYCPVNIRDEYNAGLATVKCIHLPFPQAVPAASVVDPAHCLFLNRRECQICVPTCRNRAIDFHQEAQRHTIRVGGIILAPGYEPFDPSGQSLYGYDRFRNVFTGLEYERLLSASGPNAGVLRRPSDGAAPARIAWIQCVGSRDVSIGSGYCSSVCCMYAMKQVILSKEHIPGLEAVVFHNDVRAFGKGFERYYERAKGLDGVRFEWAKPVIVGEDPETHALTLRYRVGGEAVREERFDMVVLSVGLSSPSSHAELAGIFGIPLSEEGFCAPSASLRPMETGRPGVYACGVFCGPMDIPDSVTMASGAAALATRDLGRVRGTLVEEKSYPPERDTLGEPPRVGVFVCHCGTNIIKGVDVSKVVDYASGLEGVVHAQEETFSCSIDSIKRMVEVIQKKSLNRVVVAACTPRTHEPVFQDALKQAGLNPFLFEMANIREHCAWVHMGEKGLATQKARDLVRMAVMKARLLSPLTQQTYPVLRSALVIGGGISGMSAALSLADQGVKVHLVEKGPALGGMAARLRRTLEGEDVQAALKTLTERVYRHLLIQVHTQAEIRHFSGYVGNFRTTIETGKRRAPVDIPHGATVVATGGAEFRPDEYLYGRNDRVLTHLELEGEIADETARIQECRSLVMIQCVGSRDAERPYCSRVCCGQAVKNALGLKALNPSMKITVLYRDMRTYGLMEHAYRKAAESGVVFIRYHEADKPVVTAGEGGGPLEILVTEPTLGRKLRLQADIVSLAAATIPAADNHQLSQQLKVPLNADGFFMEAHMKLRPVDFPTDGIFMCGLAHGPKRLGESIAQGHAAAARVMTLLSREEMRGEGAVCRVDASKCTGCRVCETVCPFHAVAVEEGSGVAAVNPALCKGCGLCAASCRSGALQVMGNNEEQVFSQLEAFLVQPDGQRRVAA; translated from the coding sequence ATGTCAGGACATGATCTGGGTCCCATAACACCGGAAAGCGGCCGGGAGAAGATCGGCGCCGTCATGGTGGTCGGCGCCGGGGTGAGCGGCATACAGGCGGCGCTGGATTCCGCCAATGCGGGCTTCAGGGTCTACCTGGTGGAGAAAGGCCCCTCCATCGGGGGCAGGATGTCCCAGCTCGACAAGACCTTCCCGACCAACGACTGCTCGATGTGCATCCTGTCGCCGAAGTTCCTGGAATGCGCATCGAACCCGAACATCACCATCCTCACCGAAACGGAAGTGGAGGCGGTCGTCGGGGAAGCGGGGAATTTCTCCGTGCATCTGCTGGCGGCCCCCCGGTTCGTGGATCTCGAAAAATGCACCGGCTGCGGGGTCTGCGCCGAGTATTGCCCTGTCAACATCCGGGACGAATACAACGCCGGGCTGGCGACGGTCAAGTGCATCCACCTGCCGTTTCCGCAGGCCGTGCCGGCGGCCAGCGTGGTGGACCCGGCCCACTGCCTTTTTCTGAACCGCAGGGAATGCCAGATCTGCGTCCCCACCTGCAGGAACCGGGCGATCGACTTCCACCAGGAGGCGCAGCGCCACACCATCCGCGTCGGCGGGATCATCCTCGCGCCGGGCTATGAACCCTTCGACCCGTCGGGGCAGAGCCTCTACGGTTATGACCGCTTCAGAAACGTGTTCACCGGCCTCGAGTACGAGCGCCTCTTGAGCGCCAGCGGACCCAACGCGGGCGTTCTCAGACGGCCGTCGGACGGCGCCGCGCCGGCCCGGATCGCCTGGATCCAGTGCGTGGGGTCCCGGGACGTCTCGATCGGGAGCGGCTATTGCTCGTCGGTCTGCTGCATGTACGCGATGAAGCAGGTGATCCTCTCGAAGGAGCATATCCCCGGGCTCGAGGCGGTTGTCTTTCACAACGACGTGCGGGCCTTCGGCAAAGGTTTCGAACGCTACTACGAGCGGGCCAAAGGGCTAGACGGGGTCCGGTTCGAGTGGGCGAAACCCGTGATTGTGGGCGAGGACCCCGAAACGCATGCCTTGACTCTGCGGTATCGGGTGGGCGGCGAGGCGGTGCGCGAAGAGCGCTTCGACATGGTGGTCCTCTCCGTCGGCCTCAGCTCCCCGTCCAGCCACGCCGAACTGGCCGGCATCTTCGGAATCCCGCTCAGCGAGGAGGGATTCTGCGCTCCTTCGGCCTCCCTGCGCCCGATGGAGACCGGACGCCCCGGGGTCTATGCCTGCGGGGTCTTCTGCGGCCCGATGGACATCCCCGACTCGGTCACCATGGCGAGCGGCGCGGCGGCCTTGGCGACCCGCGATCTCGGCCGTGTCCGGGGGACGCTCGTCGAAGAGAAGAGCTATCCGCCGGAGCGGGATACCCTGGGGGAGCCGCCCAGGGTGGGGGTCTTCGTTTGCCACTGCGGAACCAACATCATCAAGGGGGTGGATGTCTCGAAGGTGGTGGATTATGCCAGTGGGCTCGAGGGGGTCGTGCACGCCCAGGAGGAGACCTTCAGCTGCTCCATCGATTCGATCAAGCGGATGGTCGAGGTGATCCAGAAGAAGTCCCTGAACCGGGTGGTGGTAGCGGCCTGCACCCCCCGGACCCATGAACCGGTTTTTCAGGACGCCCTCAAACAGGCGGGGCTGAACCCGTTCCTCTTCGAGATGGCCAATATCCGGGAGCACTGCGCCTGGGTTCACATGGGAGAGAAAGGGTTGGCGACGCAGAAGGCGCGGGACCTGGTTCGGATGGCGGTCATGAAGGCCAGGCTCCTCTCGCCCCTGACGCAGCAGACCTACCCGGTTCTGCGGTCGGCCCTGGTCATCGGGGGAGGGATCTCCGGGATGTCCGCGGCGCTCTCGCTCGCCGATCAGGGCGTCAAGGTCCATCTGGTCGAGAAAGGGCCGGCGCTCGGGGGCATGGCGGCGAGGCTCCGCCGGACACTGGAGGGTGAAGATGTCCAGGCGGCACTGAAGACGCTGACGGAGCGGGTCTACCGCCACCTCCTGATCCAGGTGCACACGCAGGCCGAGATCCGGCATTTTTCGGGGTATGTCGGCAACTTCCGGACCACCATCGAGACCGGGAAACGGCGGGCGCCGGTGGATATCCCGCACGGCGCGACGGTGGTGGCGACGGGCGGGGCGGAGTTCCGCCCCGACGAATACCTCTACGGCCGGAACGACCGTGTCCTGACCCACCTCGAGCTCGAGGGGGAGATCGCGGATGAAACCGCGCGGATCCAGGAATGCCGGTCTTTGGTGATGATCCAGTGCGTGGGCTCGCGCGATGCAGAGCGCCCCTACTGCAGCCGGGTCTGCTGCGGTCAGGCCGTGAAAAACGCTCTCGGCCTGAAGGCCTTGAACCCATCCATGAAGATTACCGTCCTGTATCGGGACATGCGGACCTATGGTTTGATGGAACACGCCTATCGCAAGGCGGCGGAAAGCGGCGTGGTGTTCATCCGCTACCATGAGGCGGACAAGCCCGTGGTGACGGCCGGAGAAGGCGGCGGGCCCCTGGAGATCCTGGTGACCGAGCCGACCCTCGGGCGCAAGCTCAGGCTTCAGGCGGATATTGTATCGCTTGCCGCCGCGACCATCCCCGCCGCGGACAACCACCAGCTCTCTCAGCAGCTGAAGGTGCCGCTGAATGCGGACGGGTTCTTCATGGAGGCCCACATGAAGCTTCGGCCGGTGGACTTCCCGACCGACGGGATTTTCATGTGCGGACTGGCCCACGGTCCCAAACGGCTCGGGGAGAGCATCGCCCAGGGGCATGCCGCGGCGGCGCGGGTGATGACCCTGCTCTCGCGGGAGGAGATGCGCGGCGAGGGGGCTGTCTGCCGGGTCGATGCATCGAAGTGCACGGGGTGCCGGGTGTGTGAAACTGTCTGCCCGTTCCATGCTGTGGCGGTCGAGGAAGGCAGCGGGGTTGCCGCGGTCAACCCGGCGCTTTGCAAGGGGTGTGGACTTTGCGCCGCCTCCTGCCGGAGCGGCGCCCTGCAGGTCATGGGAAACAACGAGGAGCAGGTCTTCTCGCAGCTCGAAGCGTTTCTGGTGCAGCCCGACGGACAGCGCCGAGTGGCGGCATAA
- a CDS encoding hypothetical protein (Evidence 5 : Unknown function), whose translation MTILFSQYWDVNPGEYDDYSRFISEEFNPALEKLGVKLVGGFYVAVGGGPRIVAVATIKNDMGLLAALASREYRQVATKLMQHVYNYGSKLWIPTGMFRDQAYSIQTGAWKFNQYYDIVPGKETEHNRFVVEEAIPAMKEMGVPVTHGWRLSVGMGPRILAECTARNLADIAKAIDTAEYRKLSRTMKKLYTTNFSTRILAPTGRLEVPYLIMGMMKNF comes from the coding sequence ATGACCATATTGTTCAGCCAGTACTGGGACGTCAACCCAGGCGAATACGATGACTACTCCCGGTTTATCTCCGAGGAGTTCAACCCGGCGCTCGAAAAGCTGGGAGTCAAACTCGTGGGCGGGTTTTACGTGGCCGTCGGCGGAGGGCCGAGGATCGTGGCGGTGGCCACCATCAAAAACGACATGGGCCTGCTCGCCGCCCTCGCGTCCAGAGAGTACCGCCAGGTCGCCACGAAGCTGATGCAGCATGTCTACAACTACGGAAGCAAGCTGTGGATCCCCACGGGCATGTTCAGGGATCAAGCCTACAGCATCCAGACCGGCGCCTGGAAATTCAACCAGTATTACGATATCGTTCCGGGCAAGGAGACGGAGCACAACCGGTTCGTGGTCGAAGAGGCCATCCCCGCCATGAAGGAGATGGGGGTGCCCGTGACCCACGGCTGGCGTCTTTCCGTCGGAATGGGCCCCCGGATCCTGGCGGAGTGTACCGCCCGCAACCTGGCGGACATCGCCAAGGCGATCGACACGGCCGAGTACCGCAAGCTCTCGCGGACCATGAAAAAGCTGTACACGACGAATTTCAGCACCCGCATCCTGGCCCCGACCGGCCGGTTGGAGGTGCCCTACCTGATCATGGGCATGATGAAGAATTTTTGA
- the aor gene encoding Tungsten-containing aldehyde ferredoxin oxidoreductase: MFGWKGKILRIDLTTGNCSVEDLSPELCREFVGGRGAGLKILMDEMDPCIDPLGPENKLVFATGPLTGTGVPAGGRFVVVSKSPLSGFIANPCCGGYFGPNLKYAGYDFLILEGKASSPVYLYIRDEQVELRPAEHLWGLWSTATEHALRQELSETLDDWQLNDLSIVCIGPAGENGVRFACIMADGGRAAGRSGLGAVMGSKNLKAIVAGGTGSVEVADVEGYRQAVMGFLDEGRENRVLYARRMYGTWSLPGRANKSGTQATRNFQEGYSKAFEWYEDPNHVRDHIRVRDEACFGCPFACSKRSRIDDPAYPGTTKGPEHESMALLGSNCGFGDLDDICRANYICNELGMDTITAGATISCAMELYESGFLPEEDLGFPMGFGNTEAMFALLHKTAVREAFGAVLAEGGRFVAERYGHPELFMGVKGMGMPAWHPQGIEIIGLQYATNNVGGSHTKATLPFYDGRRDPAEHLKWAKYDQDYIALVDSAILCWIIYHGPLWGEKLQVWLKTVTGIDYANEELALMGERIWNMERLFNLKAGLTKKDDALPKRITDEPRVKGQVVHMDRLLPEYYALRGWDENGVPTPEKLEELGLVMESGDKDDANQD; this comes from the coding sequence ATGTTTGGATGGAAAGGCAAGATTCTGCGGATCGATCTGACGACGGGGAACTGCTCGGTCGAAGACCTCTCCCCGGAGTTGTGCCGGGAGTTCGTCGGGGGGCGCGGAGCGGGTCTCAAGATCCTGATGGACGAGATGGACCCATGCATCGACCCTTTGGGGCCGGAGAACAAGCTCGTCTTCGCGACGGGTCCCTTGACAGGCACCGGTGTCCCGGCGGGAGGGCGGTTCGTGGTGGTGAGCAAGTCGCCCCTCAGCGGATTCATCGCCAACCCCTGCTGCGGCGGTTATTTCGGACCGAACCTGAAATATGCCGGGTACGATTTCCTGATCCTCGAAGGAAAGGCGTCCTCACCGGTCTATCTCTATATCCGGGACGAACAGGTGGAGCTGCGGCCGGCAGAGCATCTGTGGGGCCTGTGGTCGACCGCCACGGAGCACGCCCTGCGGCAGGAATTGAGCGAGACCCTCGACGACTGGCAGCTGAACGACCTGAGCATCGTCTGCATCGGGCCCGCAGGGGAGAATGGGGTGCGCTTCGCCTGCATCATGGCGGATGGCGGCCGCGCGGCAGGCCGCTCGGGCCTGGGGGCCGTCATGGGCTCGAAGAACCTGAAGGCGATTGTGGCGGGCGGCACCGGGTCGGTCGAGGTGGCGGACGTCGAGGGGTACCGGCAGGCGGTCATGGGATTCCTCGACGAGGGCCGGGAGAACCGCGTTTTGTACGCCCGGCGCATGTACGGCACCTGGTCGCTGCCAGGCCGCGCCAACAAGAGCGGCACCCAGGCGACCCGGAACTTCCAGGAGGGATACTCGAAGGCCTTCGAGTGGTACGAGGACCCGAACCACGTACGGGACCATATCCGGGTGCGGGACGAGGCCTGCTTCGGCTGCCCCTTCGCCTGCAGCAAGCGCAGCCGTATCGACGATCCCGCCTATCCGGGTACGACCAAGGGGCCGGAGCACGAGAGCATGGCGCTGCTCGGGTCCAACTGCGGCTTCGGGGACCTCGACGACATCTGCCGGGCCAACTACATCTGCAACGAGCTCGGGATGGACACGATCACCGCCGGGGCTACGATCTCCTGCGCGATGGAATTGTATGAATCGGGGTTTCTGCCGGAAGAGGACCTCGGGTTTCCGATGGGCTTCGGGAATACCGAGGCGATGTTCGCGCTGCTCCATAAGACAGCCGTCCGCGAGGCCTTCGGAGCGGTCCTTGCCGAGGGCGGCAGGTTTGTGGCCGAGCGCTACGGGCATCCGGAGCTCTTCATGGGCGTCAAGGGGATGGGGATGCCTGCCTGGCATCCACAGGGGATCGAGATCATCGGGCTTCAGTATGCGACCAACAACGTCGGGGGCAGCCACACGAAGGCCACGCTGCCCTTTTACGACGGGCGCCGGGACCCGGCCGAACATCTGAAATGGGCGAAATACGACCAGGATTATATCGCCCTGGTGGATTCGGCCATCCTGTGCTGGATCATCTACCACGGCCCCTTGTGGGGGGAGAAGCTCCAGGTCTGGTTGAAGACGGTGACCGGGATCGACTATGCGAACGAGGAGTTGGCGTTGATGGGGGAGAGGATCTGGAACATGGAGCGCCTCTTCAACCTCAAGGCGGGGCTTACCAAAAAGGACGACGCGCTCCCGAAGAGAATCACCGACGAACCGCGGGTGAAGGGACAGGTGGTGCACATGGACCGGCTGCTGCCGGAGTACTACGCCCTGCGGGGATGGGACGAAAACGGGGTTCCCACGCCCGAGAAGTTGGAAGAGTTGGGGCTTGTCATGGAAAGCGGGGACAAGGACGATGCGAATCAAGATTGA
- a CDS encoding 4Fe-4S ferredoxin, iron-sulfur binding protein (fragment): protein MRIKIDYAKCTGCRLCQVACSLQHTGSINPQRSRIRVFVGEDVCLPVIAGPYTEAACNSRGKVVINGLEVDGCVVCRASCPVKSAFREPDTGIPLKCDFCGDPPDPQCVKWCDPGALTLVDA, encoded by the coding sequence ATGCGAATCAAGATTGATTATGCCAAGTGCACCGGCTGCAGGCTTTGCCAGGTGGCGTGCTCGCTCCAACATACGGGTTCCATCAACCCTCAGCGGTCCCGGATCCGGGTGTTTGTGGGGGAGGACGTCTGCCTGCCGGTGATTGCTGGCCCGTACACGGAGGCGGCGTGCAATTCGCGGGGCAAGGTGGTGATCAACGGTCTGGAGGTGGACGGGTGCGTGGTCTGCCGGGCCTCGTGTCCGGTCAAGTCCGCCTTCAGAGAACCGGATACGGGCATCCCGCTCAAATGCGATTTCTGCGGGGACCCGCCGGATCCCCAGTGTGTGAAATGGTGCGATCCGGGCGCATTGACCCTCGTCGATGCGTAG
- the ped gene encoding (S)-1-Phenylethanol dehydrogenase, with translation MRLKDRVAVVTGGARGLGRAFALRLAREGARVMVMNIVFGDKDLQDMKETVRLIEEQGGAAQFFAGDVTSEADTKAMAEATVAAFGRIDILINNAAIYDGLLRKPFDEIDLGEWDRVMGVNVKGAFLAVRAVFPVMKVQGYGKIVNLCSETAFTGSHGFVHYVSSKGGILALTRALAVELGPHNICINAVAPGFTDTEASRSLADVTRYDTSKTPLKRLGTPEDITGAALFLASAESDFITGQTVVVDGGRYMH, from the coding sequence ATGCGTTTGAAGGACAGGGTGGCGGTGGTGACCGGCGGGGCCCGGGGGCTGGGAAGGGCGTTTGCGCTGCGGTTGGCCCGGGAGGGCGCGCGGGTCATGGTCATGAATATCGTTTTCGGGGACAAGGATCTCCAGGATATGAAGGAGACCGTCCGGTTGATCGAAGAGCAGGGCGGAGCCGCGCAGTTCTTTGCCGGCGACGTCACGAGCGAGGCGGACACCAAGGCCATGGCGGAGGCCACGGTCGCGGCGTTCGGGCGGATCGACATCCTGATCAACAACGCCGCGATCTATGATGGCCTGCTGCGCAAACCCTTCGACGAGATCGACCTCGGCGAGTGGGACCGCGTGATGGGGGTCAACGTCAAGGGGGCCTTCCTGGCCGTGCGGGCGGTTTTCCCCGTCATGAAGGTGCAGGGGTACGGGAAGATCGTCAACCTCTGTTCTGAAACGGCCTTCACCGGGTCGCACGGGTTCGTCCACTACGTTTCCTCGAAGGGCGGCATCCTGGCGTTGACCCGCGCACTGGCTGTCGAGCTCGGGCCTCACAACATCTGCATCAACGCCGTCGCCCCCGGATTCACGGATACGGAGGCCAGCCGTTCCCTGGCGGATGTGACCCGTTACGACACCAGCAAGACGCCGCTCAAGCGGCTGGGTACGCCCGAGGACATCACCGGGGCCGCCCTCTTCCTGGCCTCCGCGGAAAGCGATTTCATCACCGGTCAGACGGTGGTGGTGGACGGGGGCCGATACATGCACTGA
- a CDS encoding PEP-utilizing enzyme, mobile domain protein, giving the protein MKVYDVVPGLEFDAERDFELSPAWFLDGTHSVPPWTPMFGWFWVSFCRHGMQWGAEKLSLPTVKGWDWRFMNGGGYLTLLLVKSEEEKQRREKKFREAILPFIKDYDGLWKGFVQEILGRYEALKQLDLDTAENIDLLANFEETINTCRRMWEIHMYMMYGTYTAYILFENMCRELAGIDDTNPMFHQLVSGFDNKVFQVDKRLWEFSQRARQEGLEKVFLEGEVDGIKARLEAVDQGRSFMKDFNAFMNEDGWRMQRMSEINLPTWVEDPTPALVNVKQFLQKGGDFNLEAERAKITEARLEAEKAVLEKVPREMRGWFEQLMGLAQKSGVFSEEHDHYLDLYTHAMIRRIVLGMGRRWKQEGAIDDPEDMFYLQPDEVRRAGINPDQFDMRYIVERRRAEWEEWCKHPNPPALLKEGFDLDQAMGVLVKSNDPIASKVVVGSMPQVRPELKADLYGTCGSPGVAEGPARVIMNEDELSLIQEGDILVAASTSPSWTPIFSMIKGVIVDRGASLSHAAIVGREYGIPVVMNVFEGTTKIRSGQKVKVDANMGTVYILDK; this is encoded by the coding sequence ATGAAGGTCTACGATGTGGTTCCAGGTCTGGAATTCGATGCGGAAAGAGACTTTGAGCTGTCGCCTGCCTGGTTCCTGGACGGCACGCACTCGGTGCCGCCATGGACGCCCATGTTTGGTTGGTTCTGGGTAAGCTTCTGCCGTCACGGCATGCAATGGGGAGCGGAAAAACTCAGCCTGCCGACGGTCAAAGGATGGGACTGGCGCTTCATGAACGGCGGCGGTTATCTGACCCTTCTGCTGGTCAAGAGCGAGGAGGAAAAACAGCGCCGCGAGAAGAAATTTCGTGAAGCGATTCTGCCATTCATCAAAGACTATGATGGGTTGTGGAAGGGCTTCGTCCAGGAGATTCTGGGGCGTTACGAGGCCTTGAAGCAGCTGGATCTGGACACCGCCGAGAACATCGATCTGCTCGCCAATTTCGAGGAGACGATCAACACCTGCCGCCGCATGTGGGAGATCCACATGTACATGATGTACGGGACCTACACGGCCTACATCCTTTTCGAGAACATGTGCCGGGAACTGGCGGGGATCGACGACACGAACCCGATGTTCCATCAGCTCGTCTCCGGCTTCGACAACAAGGTGTTCCAGGTGGACAAGCGCCTGTGGGAATTTTCGCAGCGCGCCCGCCAGGAGGGCCTCGAAAAGGTGTTTCTGGAAGGTGAGGTGGACGGGATCAAGGCCAGGCTGGAGGCCGTCGACCAAGGTCGTTCTTTCATGAAGGATTTCAATGCCTTTATGAATGAGGACGGCTGGCGGATGCAGCGGATGAGCGAGATCAATCTCCCGACGTGGGTGGAGGACCCGACCCCGGCCCTGGTGAACGTGAAGCAGTTCCTGCAGAAGGGTGGAGACTTCAACCTCGAGGCGGAGCGCGCCAAGATCACCGAGGCGCGTCTGGAGGCCGAGAAGGCTGTCCTCGAAAAGGTGCCGCGCGAGATGAGGGGCTGGTTCGAGCAACTGATGGGCCTCGCCCAGAAGAGCGGGGTCTTCAGCGAGGAGCACGACCATTATCTCGACCTGTACACCCATGCCATGATCCGGCGGATCGTCCTCGGCATGGGCAGGCGCTGGAAGCAGGAGGGGGCCATCGACGATCCCGAGGACATGTTCTATCTCCAGCCGGACGAGGTGCGGCGGGCGGGGATCAACCCGGATCAGTTCGACATGCGCTACATCGTCGAGCGCAGACGCGCGGAGTGGGAGGAGTGGTGCAAGCACCCGAATCCGCCGGCCCTCTTGAAGGAAGGCTTCGACCTCGACCAGGCCATGGGTGTGCTCGTCAAGAGCAACGATCCCATCGCCAGCAAGGTCGTTGTAGGTTCCATGCCGCAGGTGCGCCCCGAGCTGAAGGCGGATCTCTATGGCACCTGCGGTTCTCCGGGGGTGGCCGAAGGCCCCGCACGGGTGATTATGAACGAGGATGAACTGAGTCTGATCCAGGAGGGGGATATCCTGGTTGCAGCCAGCACGTCGCCCAGCTGGACCCCTATCTTCAGCATGATCAAGGGGGTCATCGTGGATCGGGGCGCCAGCCTGTCGCACGCGGCCATCGTCGGCCGAGAGTACGGCATCCCCGTGGTGATGAACGTGTTCGAGGGTACCACCAAGATCCGCTCCGGTCAGAAGGTCAAAGTGGATGCGAATATGGGGACCGTCTATATCCTGGACAAGTAA